The Pempheris klunzingeri isolate RE-2024b chromosome 1, fPemKlu1.hap1, whole genome shotgun sequence genome includes a region encoding these proteins:
- the nqo1 gene encoding NAD(P)H dehydrogenase [quinone] 1, which produces MAQKTALIVYAHQSVGAFNAAARDVAMQELAEQGYRVIVSDLYAMNFKASATQDDIIGDLKNPELFQYGDETMYAWMEGRLSDDIVAEQRKVEEAELIIFQFPLYWFSVPAIMKGWMDRVLTQGFAFSLQKMYNNGVFKEKKAMLSFTTGAVKTMFRPDGINGDINITLWPLQNGILHFCGFQVFAPQIFWCPAHSPAAARTAMLDGWRARLKGLLAEQPLTFAPCELFDLSFQGGFLMWPKVREEQVSQPFGLTTGHHLGKPLPPDNQTRAQPAGENSGKPDCRD; this is translated from the exons ATGG CTCAGAAGACGGCCCTGATCGTGTACGCCCACCAGAGCGTGGGGGCGTTCAACGCGGCAGCGCGCGACGTGGCCATGCAGGAGCTGGCGGAGCAGGGCTACCGGGTCATCGTGTCCGACCTGTACGCCATGAACTTCAAAGCCAGCGCCACGCAGGACGACATCATCGGTGAC TTGAAGAATCCGGAGCTTTTCCAGTATGGAGACGAGACCATGTACGCCTGGATGGAGGGCCGCCTCAGTGACGACATCGTAGCCGAGCAGCGTAAGGTGGAGGAGGCCGAGCTCATCATCTTCCAG TTTCCGTTGTACTGGTTCAGCGTGCCGGCCATCATGAAGGGCTGGATGGACAGAGTGCTGACTCAAGGCTTCGCTTTCTCCCTGCAAAAGATGTACAATAACGGTGTATTCAAG GAAAAGAAGGCGATGTTGTCCTTCACCACTGGAGCCGTGAAGACCATGTTCCGGCCCGACGGCATAAACGGGGACATTAACATCACACTGTGGCCTCTGCAG aACGGCATTCTGCACTTCTGTGGGTTCCAGGTTTTCGCCCCGCAGATATTCTGGTGTCCGGCTCACAGCCCCGCCGCCGCGCGGACGGCGATGCTGGACGGGTGGCGAGCCCGACTTAAAGGACTGTTGGCAGAGCAGCCTCTGACCTTTGCCCCCTGCGAGCTGTTCGACCTCAGCTTTCAGGGGGGTTTCTTGATGTGGCCGAAGGTGAGGGAGGAGCAAGTGTCGCAGCCTTTCGGCCTCACCACGGGACACCATCTGGGGAAGCCTCTGCCGCCAGACAACCAGACCAGAGCTCAGCCCGCCGGGGAAAACAGCGGCAAACCAGACTGCAGGGACTAG
- the LOC139202046 gene encoding beta-1,3-galactosyltransferase 2-like yields MENIPAPPPPPPPRPYVSPGPYLVEYPYEYRFVINQPNACEQQKPFLVLMVPVAPHNREHRDAIRGTWGGESLVRGKAVKLFFLLGLHAGDGAERLQEQLLRESEEHRDLLQSDFLDCYKNLTIKTMVMLEWLDSHCSGASYAMKVDSDTFVNVPNLVSMLSNAPKVDYMTGYVTKGAEVLRNPTSKWFLPVELYPRSVYPPYALGLGYVLSLDLPKKLIEASRHVKPVYIEDVFLGLCMQHLGIPPTDPPNWNHFNVFPLAYSRCTYSKLVVTARDENVDVLWLWKDFNKPFPHCVSRRFHS; encoded by the coding sequence ATGGAGAACATCCcagcgcctcctcctcctcctcctcctcgtccttaTGTGTCCCCGGGGCCGTACTTGGTGGAATACCCCTACGAGTACCGCTTTGTCATAAACCAGCCAAACGCATGCGAGCAGCAGAAGCCCTTCCTGGTCCTGATGGTTCCCGTGGCGCCCCACAACCGGGAGCACCGGGACGCCATCCGCGGCACCTGGGGAGGGGAGAGCCTGGTTCGGGGCAAAGCggtgaagctgttcttcctgctgGGGCTGCACGCCGGAGACGGAGCGGAGCGGCtccaggagcagctgctgcgGGAGAGCGAGGAGCACCGAGACCTGCTCCAGAGCGACTTCCTGGACTGCTACAAGAACCTGACCATCAAGACCATGGTGATGCTGGAGTGGCTGGACTCCCACTGCTCCGGGGCCTCCTACGCCATGAAGGTCGACTCGGACACCTTTGTGAACGTCCCCAATCTCGTCAGCATGCTGTCCAACGCTCCAAAGGTCGACTACATGACCGGCTATGTGACGAAAGGAGCTGAAGTCCTGAGGAACCCGACGTCGAAGTGGTTCCTACCTGTGGAGCTGTACCCTCGCTCAGTCTACCCGCCGTACGCTCTGGGTCTGGGCTACGTTCTGTCTCTGGACCTCCCTAAAAAGCTCATAGAGGCGTCCAGACACGTTAAACCTGTTTACATTGAAGACGTGTTCTTGGGGCTGTGCATGCAGCACCTGGGCATCCCTCCCACCGACCCCCCAAACTGGAATCACTTTAACGTCTTCCCTTTGGCGTACAGCCGCTGTACTTACTCCAAGCTGGTCGTCACTGCCAGAGACGAAAACGTGGATGTTTTATGGTTATGGAAGGATTTTAACAAACCTTTTCCACACTGTGTTTCAAGGCGGTTTCACTCCTGA